In Dyadobacter subterraneus, a single genomic region encodes these proteins:
- a CDS encoding DUF1223 domain-containing protein — protein MKKLINISFATSLAVAAIILTSFVEGQHNTEVQKEKIDNTGNSGFAVVELFTSQGCSSCPPAEDLVAKVQEENIGKPVYILAFHVDYWNHQGWKDVFSDREFTKRQYQYASWLKTETVYTPQIVVNGKREFIGSQEATLNNALTTSLHATFPSSLSLNANLNSNKIKVQYQSKGADHNTSLQLALVQKVAQTTVKRGENAGRILSHVQIVRQIQSESVSSTGSGYAEILIPAGFDPKGWEVIGFLQNTNNGEIFAAAKQDFKVNI, from the coding sequence ATGAAAAAGCTCATAAATATCTCTTTTGCTACAAGTTTAGCCGTTGCAGCCATCATTTTAACTTCATTTGTTGAAGGCCAACATAACACAGAAGTACAAAAAGAAAAGATTGACAATACCGGAAATTCCGGTTTTGCCGTGGTGGAGCTTTTTACCTCACAAGGTTGTTCGAGCTGTCCGCCGGCGGAGGATCTTGTTGCGAAAGTACAGGAGGAAAATATAGGAAAACCGGTTTATATACTCGCATTTCATGTTGATTACTGGAATCACCAGGGCTGGAAAGATGTGTTCAGCGATCGTGAATTTACCAAAAGACAATACCAATATGCGAGCTGGTTGAAAACGGAAACAGTTTACACACCTCAGATTGTCGTAAATGGCAAAAGGGAATTTATTGGTTCCCAGGAAGCGACGTTGAATAATGCGCTTACTACCAGTTTGCATGCGACATTCCCTTCCAGTCTTTCTCTCAACGCCAATTTAAATTCTAACAAGATCAAAGTACAATATCAGTCAAAAGGTGCTGACCATAACACAAGTCTGCAATTGGCTTTGGTACAAAAAGTGGCTCAAACAACCGTAAAAAGAGGTGAAAATGCCGGACGTATTCTTTCTCACGTGCAGATTGTGCGCCAGATCCAAAGTGAATCTGTAAGTTCAACAGGTTCCGGGTATGCAGAAATTTTAATTCCTGCGGGATTTGATCCCAAAGGCTGGGAAGTGATCGGTTTTCTTCAAAATACTAATAACGGAGAGATTTTTGCGGCTGCGAAACAGGACTTTAAGGTTAACATTTAA